aataaacattttccctTAACTACAACattagtatattttctttatgttctaAGAAAGTACAAATTATAAAATCTTCAAAAGTTTGAATGCTAACTCAtgcttttttaattaataaaaatggcaTAAATCAAATAGACATCTCCAAATGATATTCATTAATTGTGTGttatttttgctgttttgttaGCTTTCCTCTTCTCTGAGCTTCTTTCTAAACAAAGTTATCTGGGAAATTGTGTCCTCTTGTGGTGACTGGCAAAAACAACATGTTTTCTGCAGAAAGAACCAAATCAAACAATAGCAGCAGGACACAAGGCTTCAGGAAAACCCATTTGTGAAAAACGGAAATCCCTTCAAGTGAAGAAAGGTGAAAGTTATGAGTAATCAAATTGAACTGAAAAAACATAGAATGTAAATCATTCAATTTCTATTTAAATTACTGGTCATCGGATGATTAAAAAGAAGATGCATAATGCTATGTAGAAAGACTGAGACCATGATAATAGTTCCTATGAATAACTATTTATTTCTTGCATTCTTTCATCAGTTATTCCAGCAACTCTTTGATATAAGTGAAGTGACTGTGTTTTCCAACAAGGTTAATGGACACCAACTCTCCAGCCTGCAAaccccctgaaaaaaaaaagaaaaaataatgctctTCAAGACTCCATACTTTTCCATATTCTGATCCTTCACTTTCTACAGGTTAGACCTATGTCTCCTCATCCCATCCTTAAGCTGAGTTCAGAATGTCAGCTATTTTAAAGAttaacatttatttgaaaatttcacTTGCGGTACTGTTGGCACCccaatttattgtgttttttactttttcattttatttctgaattgaAAACTTCACATCTTataactttagttttttttttttaacttttaaagataTTCCGATAGAAAAATGTAGAATCAGTTGAATTTATGAATTAAATCAtcatttaaagagaaagaatgagtttTTATATAGGGAAAGGTGTTCAAACATCATTAAGGCTACCAGGGTCATGAAAGAAGAATAAGCTTTTACACAGTTATTGTGCTGACATGACTTTATATTCCACTTTACTAAAATTCTCTCATTTAAACAGCAGTCCCTCTGGAGTGTTCAAAACAAGATGAAATCTAAGATATACAACCTTATCTGATATTCACTCAATTGCAGCCTTTCTAATTTTCACTCCCTTACGTGCGAATGCTCCTGTGCATTATTTATGCAATTCAGATAAATTATTTCTCAGAACTCGGAGCCAACAAACAGGTGATAGGCCATCTAAAGTCTGAGAAGAAAGAAGAGTAGGAACAGATTGAGGTACTCACCTTTTATGCAAGCCCAAACTCCAGAATTTACCAGTTTGGTAACCATTCTATagtgtgtgtttcttttccttatctaaaagTATTTATAACTGATTGTTGCTAAGAGAATGTCACAGCATATTCAAACTGTCAGGATACTTAATACTTATTGTATATGTTCAATGTGAGATTTCTAACTCCGTTACTTTTAacagtattttttgtttcaatttttaacaCGGCACACATTCCTCAGGCAGGATTGCAAACATGCCAAGTTTGCAGTTTGAAAACAAAGATCGTTTTGAACTACCCAAgtacaaaagaaattttttttttcagttaaatttttttgGGGAGGACTTTACTTTAGAAGGAGGCAAAATGACTGAATTCCAGTTAATCTAGCATTCCCAAAGAAGGTAGTCCCCACTGACATCCTTTCAGTTAGGCTAACTTCAGcctcaaaagaaaatttctaagATTGTTTTTATGATCCCAAGATTGGGATTTTAGAAAGAAGCTTTCAAATTTAAACTAAACATTGCAGAAGTTGCAATTATTGTTGCATATATAAGAGAATCCAGAATTATACCTGACCTGTCAACAAGTAAAAAGGGAGCCATCCTTACAAATGTGGAAAAGAAAATTAGTAGGTAAAATGTTAGATAAGAAAGAGCTGTATATGAGCAGACTGGACTTGTCAGCCAGGGCGTGTTGCAGTTTGTAAAGCAGGGAGTATCTAGCTCCAACCATTTTTTGAGAGGTAACTCCTGGACTACCTTTTGCTACAAAAGTAACATTCAAGCCCTACTTAAGAACTCAAAAGTCGTCTCATCCTCCACTCTTTGGAACAGTTCAAGAGCCATTTCTTCTTAGAACTAGGCATCAATTGTGACTGTGGCTGAAAGATTCCATGGTCAGGATGGTTCTGGTTAGGTGTTCATTTTGAATTCCCCTCTAAGTATTCTGGCATCAGAGCGTCGCCTGAGCCTTGGGGGGGTCCCTGTACCCAATGGCCAGGAGCTCTTCATCAGCTAGAAGTTTAGTGCCGGGAAAAGGGCTGGGCTCACTTGTTTAAGAACCAGTCTTTGAGACTGATGACTTTGCAAGATGGGCTGGCTAATGACCTCTGGCTGCTGCGCTGTTGTGGACTTGGTTTCTCCTCCAGCTTGtccgctcccctccccttccccaatTCCCCTTGGTCAGGTAAGATTTCCTTTACACTTTACCCACACTTTCCTGTCTTGCTTATCCGCGGCCACAAACGAAAGAGTCCAATCATTCgatctctttatttttgagaaaagagaaaaaaagaacaaaacaaaaataagatttatctttaaaaaaaaaagctgaagtgGAAAAAGTTTCGAGATTTCTGCAGCCACGCTCTAAATAAGAATTGCAGAACACTGTAAATTCAGATTTACAAAAAGAACACTTGGTGGAGAGTGGGGCAGAATTTCTGCCGCATTCTCTAAGCGCTTCCAAGAGATAAAATCCTGTAAGCGGAAGATGCAAACGCAAGGGTGCAGGGGTGACTGTTTTGAGAACTGCTAGAGTGCTACTGAAATTAAGTGGAGGTCAAATGGAATCTGAGTTTCGGACAGACTATTTTACAATAAGACAGCGGCTCACTAAACAGGCCAGTTGACAAGCTGTAGTCACTGTTTCTgaatatttctgtaaaaattgTAAGGGATCAACTCTGCAATTTGTCTCTCCCATGAAAGCACGGTCTTGTTTACACCTCGCTGGAGAAATAACACTCGCCCTTACTTCTCCCAAAAAGCTGAACCCTTCAGTCGGCCCAAGGAGCTCCACACCCTAAGGTTTCCAGGACCAAAGCTGCGAGTCTCAGCGGGGAACAGCCACGTGGCCTGCCTGCGCCTCGCCTGGGTTCCTGCCTCCAGCTTGAGATATCTGCAGCCGCGAACCTTGgtccagcccagaaaggggcgcTTTGCTCAATTAATTGTTCCCGCCGGCGAGTCCGTACTGAGAAGCCCATGAGCGGACCTTATGCGCAGGGTACTCCAGCGCGGTGCACAAAACTCGTCGCCCCCAAACgctgcccccaccccaacacTGTGTACTGACTCCAGCTTTTTACTTTGCCATGTAAGGGATGGACCTGAAACGGTTATTTTACCTCaattcatttcaaaaagaaaacaaatatggcATTGCAAAAGATGGGTTTCTTATCCAAGGCAGCTTTCTTTCTCGTTCATCAACTTTGTTGCTTCCAGTTTGCCAGGATCTACATTAACACCCTCTTCAGGGCTCTTCGTTTTAACTTATAGACAGAAATGCTTAAAATGTTAGCGTATCCAAGTATTTGGAATGTGTTTGGGGCTCACGAAGCCAAATCGTCCACTGGATCCCCTAGATAGTGGGGGCTGGGGCGGGGGGGTCTCAGAGCAGGCAGTCCCTTATGTCCAGGCGCTATCGAATTCCCACTTCACTCTCTTACAAGCTGGCCTTTCAAGGTCACAATGCGGAGCCtaatttgggggtggggatgaAATGGCCACAGGGTCTCTCCCTTGGGTTGGCATTGCCAGCTGTTAGGGCCGCAGCAAAGGCGCTGCGCTGCCCCCCTCTGGCTCTGCTGCCTTTCCCATGGACTGGGTTTCCTTCCACCGAAGAGTGAACTTCTGCCTCTTTCGAGCACCTTCCGAGGCGTAGTCCTTTGGATATTGGGGAGTGTTAGACTGGGTCATTGTAGAGGGGAAAGGAGGGCCCAGAAGGGTGACAGAGCAGGCCGGGACGCAAATCCTCAGCCCCCGCGGCGCGGCCACGTCTTCACAAACGCCCAGGCCCTCGGGGCTGGGCCGCCGCGGTTTGACCCTTGGAACTCCAAGGGGTTCATCTACCTGACCATTGGGTGGGCTCCGCGGTTGACAGTTTTCTTGGCATGCCCCCCCACCCCGCGCCACACCACCCCCCAGCCCCAGCAATCCCAAATCGGCCCCACGGACCTAGAGGGATCTTGGGCGAGATGAGATATCACCCACTGTGTAGAAGCTGTTGCCACTGCTGCTGTCACAGCCACTCCCGATGGGGCTGCCACCGCGGCCAGGACAGTCTCCTCCGGCCGCTTCCTGGGCTGCGCTAGGGTTCGGGGGCGCTGCCCGCACGCTCCGGCGGGGAAGGAAATCGCCCCGCGCCCGCCGGAGGAAGGCGacggggagggaagggggagggcgGCTAGGAGGCGGGTGGAGGAGTCGGCCGCCCGGGCCAGGTCGTTTTTGAATGGTTTGGGAGGACGAATTGTTAGACCCCGAGGAAGGGAGGTGGGACGGGGGAGGGGGACTGGAAAGCGGAAACTTTCCTATAAAACTTCGAAAAGTCCCTCCTCCTCACGTCAGGCCAATGACACTGCTGCCCCCAAACTTTCCGCCTGCACGGAGGTATAAGAGCCTCCAAGTCTGCAGCTCTCGCCCAACTCCCAGACACCTCGCGGGCTCTGCAGCACCGGCACCGTTTCCAGGAGGCCAGGCGGGGTGTGCGTGCAGCCGTTGGGCGCTTTCTTTTTGGACCTCGGGGCCATCCACACCGTCCCCTCCCCCTCCCGCCTCCCTCCCCGCCTCCCCCGCGCGCCCTCCCCGCGGAGGTCCCTCCCGTCCGTACTCCTGCTCCCTCCTCCGCGGGCCGCACCGCCCGGGCCGGCGCCGCGCGCGGGGGAAGCTGGCGGGCTGAGGCGCCCCGCTCTTCTCCTCTTCCCCGGGCTGCCCCTCTGCCCCGGGCCCGCGAGGCCACGCGTCGCCGCTCGAGAGATGATGCAGGACGTGTCCAGCTCGCCAGTCTCGCCGGCCGAcgacagcctgagcaacagcgaGGAAGAGCCAGACCGGCAGCAGCTGCCGAGCGGCAAGCGCGGGGGACGCAAGCGGCGCAGCAGCCGGCGCAGCGCGGGCGGCGGCGCGGGGCCAGGCGGAGCCGCGGGCGGGGGCGTCGGAGGCGGCGACGAGCCCGGCAGCCCGGCCCAGGGCAAGCGCGGCAAGAAGTCTGCgggctgcggcggcggcggcggcggcggcgcgggcggcggcggcagcagcagcggcggcggGAGCCCGCAGTCTTACGAGGAGCTGCAGACGCAGCGGGTCATGGCCAACGTGCGGGAGCGCCAGCGTACCCAGTCCCTGAACGAGGCGTTCGCCGCGCTGCGGAAGATCATCCCCACGCTGCCCTCGGACAAGCTGAGCAAGATTCAGACCCTCAAGCTGGCGGCCAGGTACATCGACTTCCTCTACCAGGTCCTCCAGAGCGACGAGCTGGACTCCAAGATGGCAAGCTGCAGCTATGTGGCTCACGAGCGGCTTAGCTACGCCTTCTCGGTCTGGAGGATGGAGGGGGCCTGGTCCATGTCCGCGTCCCACTAGCAGGCggagccccccaccccctcagcAGGGCCGGAGACCTAGGTAAGGACCGCGCCGCTGCACCCCTTCGCCTCTTAGGTGGCAGACGGCCGGCCGGCCGGCCAGGCCGCGGTTCCCAGTCCACCTCGATTTCTTCCCCTCTCCCACTCCCCTCTCAGCCTTCGCACCTCACTTGGCACCGTTGCCTCGCGCCCCCAGCGTCCCGGGAAGGCCGGTCTGACCCGGCTAGGGAGAGCAGTCTCCAGGGGGATGCGCCctggtgaggggtgtgtgtgcgCGTGAGTGTGCGTGACAGGAGGGGAGACAGAGACACCCAGGGGTCATGGGTAAGGACCGTTTTGCCAGCGCCACCCTTTCTTTCGGCTTTCAATTTTTGTTCTCcttaaaacaaatgttttaaaacaaattccacctcctcctcctttccaccCACCCACTTCCTCTTGCCCTTGGGCTGAAATCCTTCCAGGTTGTTCAGCTTAATTTCTCAGTGGTGGTGATAAGAACAGTGCTCACTAGTCTTAGAAAACAGCCACAGAGACCTAAACAATAACCGACTCCCCCCTCTGGGTTTTTGCAGATGTCATTGTTtccagagaaggagaaaatggacAGTCTAGAGACTCTGGAGCtggataactaaaaataaaaatatatgccaaAGATTTTCTTGGAAATTAGAAGAGCAAAATCCAAATTCAAAGAAACAGGGCGTGGGGCGcacttttaaaagagaaagcGAGACAGGCCCGTGGACAGTGATTCCCAGACGGGCAGCGGCACCATCCTCACACCTCTGCATTCTGATAGAAGTCTGAAcagttgtttgtgtttgtttttttttttttttttgacgaagaatgtttttatttttatttttttcatgcatGCATTTTCAAGAGGTCGTGCCAATCAGCCACTGAAAGGAAAGGCATCACTATGGACTTTCTCTAGTTTAAAATGGTAACAATCAGAGGAACTATAAGAACACCTTTAGAATTAAAAATACTGGGATCAAACTGGCCTGCAAAACCATAGtcagttaattctttttttcatccttcctctgagggggaaaaaaaaaaaacttaaaatacaaaaaacaacattctatttatttattgaggaccCATGGTAAAATGCAAATAGATCCGGTGTCTAAATGCATTCATATTTTTATGattgttttgtaaatatctttgtatatttttctgcaataaataaatatgataaaaaaCTTAAAGAACCTTAGAGTTTGGTCTATATTTTCAAAGCTAAAGATTAAGTTGGTGGTAAATACCTGCTTGTTTAATTCTAGAGGCACCCAGGAGGGAGGGGGCACTAATACAAACAAAGCAATGAAAAACTCAAATAAAGCAGCTACTGACAGGCAcaaacatgttattttaaaagacagctTTATTATTATTCCAGTTTGGTATTCAGAGGGCTTAGTAGCATCTCTTCATCTCTTATCGTCTCCAAACAGCAAAAACTAACAAATTTGCTATTCACCTCCTTTATATTTTGAGGTGGTAGTTGTTAAAACAGTTAAATGCAAATAAGGAGTGTAAAACCTGCACTATTCTCTTATTATGTACTTTTTGTCATGCTCTTCACTCTTTGTGAAGATTCCTGAATAACAGGTTCTTTTCAGTGAAAAGATACAGTGTTAGGAAAATCATTGGTACACACATAGAAATGACCAGAAATGCATAGAAAATAAAGTGTAAAtcatcagaaaagagaaaattcaattTGTAATTTGCTTAACTCTTTCATGAATGAATATGACATTTAGTGTCATGTTTgctaaaaagaaaagttaatataTCCCTATATTGATGCTATTCGGGaagcatcattcttttttttatgtgtgAAGAACATAAGGCTGTGgaataatatacaaataatgaAGATCCTGAACTTTCAGTATCCTTGGTAACTGTTGGAACAATCACAGTTTTAAATACTACAGCTATGCAGTTTCTAGTCAATTCATTAGCATTATATTTTATCCAGAATTACACAGAATTTTTCCCTGGTGAgatcatacatacacacacacattctgaaGTTAAGTAAAACAATAATGGGCAAACGGGCgtgtttgattttttatttcattctgattATTTGTGGGCCAGGAACATACTGGCTTTTATAATTAACATTATTAGAAATAGTGATTTTATATCAGTTCTTAACTTTTACATCCGATTTACTGCATTCAAGTGTAACTGGGGAAGCTTTCAAACTGGAAAATTATTTTGGTGCCTATTTCAAACAATGACTAATAAGTGTATGTATCCAAACAGATCGTTTTTGCTTAGCTCAGGTCGAGGTTATTTTATTGCCtgaaggtttttgttttcttcttcacacAGCACCA
The nucleotide sequence above comes from Symphalangus syndactylus isolate Jambi chromosome 3, NHGRI_mSymSyn1-v2.1_pri, whole genome shotgun sequence. Encoded proteins:
- the TWIST1 gene encoding twist-related protein 1; amino-acid sequence: MMQDVSSSPVSPADDSLSNSEEEPDRQQLPSGKRGGRKRRSSRRSAGGGAGPGGAAGGGVGGGDEPGSPAQGKRGKKSAGCGGGGGGGAGGGGSSSGGGSPQSYEELQTQRVMANVRERQRTQSLNEAFAALRKIIPTLPSDKLSKIQTLKLAARYIDFLYQVLQSDELDSKMASCSYVAHERLSYAFSVWRMEGAWSMSASH